A region of uncultured Desulfobacter sp. DNA encodes the following proteins:
- a CDS encoding YdcF family protein — MGESLFFWVSKLTWTIIRPDFLLVIFAVMGMLLWFSGAVQKAKILLTCVVLAMIIITVIPLGTMLLVPLEHRFPTNPALPEKVDGIIMLGGAENNLLTQMWHQPETKNSADRYIGFARLIRAYPDAIHLFTGGSGNSMHQDWKDANTARQVFLGLDILGLDISKMVFEDKSRNTYENGLFSKALVHPEPGQIWVLLTTAAHIPRSVGVFSQLNWPVIPYPVDHFTRPDKRIYPGLNFSGNLERLVVATTEWAGLTAYYITGKTNALFPSVSSNRQRAFSKKITLFK; from the coding sequence ATGGGAGAATCACTGTTTTTCTGGGTATCTAAGTTGACCTGGACCATCATCAGGCCGGATTTTCTATTGGTTATTTTTGCAGTTATGGGGATGCTGCTCTGGTTTTCAGGGGCCGTGCAAAAGGCAAAAATTTTGCTCACATGTGTGGTGCTGGCAATGATCATAATAACTGTGATTCCTTTAGGAACCATGCTTTTGGTTCCCCTGGAACATAGATTTCCCACAAACCCGGCTCTGCCGGAAAAAGTAGACGGCATTATCATGCTTGGAGGGGCGGAAAACAACCTTCTTACCCAGATGTGGCATCAACCCGAAACAAAAAATTCTGCTGATCGGTATATCGGATTTGCTCGCCTTATCAGAGCATATCCGGATGCGATACATCTTTTTACCGGCGGATCCGGAAACTCCATGCACCAGGACTGGAAAGATGCAAACACAGCACGGCAGGTGTTTTTAGGGCTGGATATCTTAGGGCTGGATATCTCAAAAATGGTATTTGAGGATAAATCTAGAAATACCTATGAAAACGGATTGTTTTCAAAAGCCTTGGTTCATCCTGAACCAGGACAAATCTGGGTGCTTCTGACCACAGCCGCGCACATCCCCCGGTCTGTCGGAGTATTTAGTCAACTGAACTGGCCCGTGATCCCCTATCCTGTGGATCATTTTACCCGGCCAGACAAACGAATATATCCAGGCCTTAACTTTTCCGGAAATCTGGAAAGACTGGTTGTCGCCACAACTGAATGGGCTGGACTTACAGCCTACTATATTACCGGCAAAACCAACGCCCTGTTCCCATCGGTTTCATCCAACCGGCAAAGAGCCTTCTCTAAAAAAATTACGCTTTTTAAATAA